The nucleotide window GAAGCTGTCATAGTCGGTCAGGCCGTGAAGCTTCCAGCCCTCGTGAAGATATATGACTTCAAAAAGCTAGGCGGTAACTATGGTGGAGGCGATATAGGGGTCGTTGAGAGGTGGAAGAAGCGAGTGGCGGCTCAGAAAGCCGAAAAAGAAGTCGAAAGACTTTATGGCGAGCTTGGTGTTGATGTTGATTGGTGAGGTGCTTTTACGATGAAGTTTGCGCACATAGCTGACGTTCACCTAGGCTTCGAGCAGTATCGTTTACCCTTTAGAGCTGAGGAGTTTGCGGAGAGTTTCAGAATGGCCATTGAGATAGCCCTGAGGGAGAGAGCCGACTTCATACTGATTAGCGGTGACCTCTTCCACTCGAGCAGACCGAGTCCAGAGACAATAAAACAGGCGATAGAGATTCTGTCCCTCCCAAAGGAGAAGGGAATACCAGTGTTTGCAATAGAGGGGAACCATGACAGGACGCAAAGAAAGGTATCTGTGTACAACCTACTCGAGGACCTCGGGCTCCTAAATCTCGTCGGTATAAGGGACGAGAAAGTTAATGGCGAGTTTCTTAGGAGCGAAAGGATTGGAGGTAAGTTCTTAATTAAGGGGATCTTCAACGACATTGAGATACATGGCCTTAAATACATGAGTCCCGCCTGGCATGAGAGGAACAGAATTAAGGGAATATTCAAACCGAGAGGAAAGGCAATCCTGATGCTTCATCAGGGCATCAAGGAGATAATAGAAAGGATGACCTTCGTCCCTGAGAGGCAAAGGAATTACTACGAGATAAGGCTCGGTGACCTTCCCGGGGGTTACCTCTACTACGCGATGGGACACATACACAAGAACTTCGTTACGAGCTACGACATCGGCAAGGTGGTCTATCCAGGCTCACTCGAGAGATGGGATTTCGGAGATTACGAGGTTAGGTACGCTTGGGACGGAAAGGCTTTCAAACCGATCGCTGGAACGGAGAAGGGCTTCTACATAGTCGAGGACTTTGAGCCGAGGTTCATTAAACTCGACGTCAGGCCCTTCATAGACGTGAAGATTAAGGCAAATGAGGCCGTTCTGAGGAAAGAGCTGAAGAGGCTCGCTCCAAGGATTCCAAGGGAGGCCTTTGTGAGGGTTGACGTGGAGTGGGAGAGGCCCTTTGACGTCGCCTTCATTTATGAGACTATTAGAGCGAGGCACGTTCAGGTAAGAACTAGGTTCGGGAGGAGACAAGAAAGGGGACCAGTTAAGCCCGAAGAATACTTCACGGAGGCCGAGAAAAAGATAATCGAGCTACTCGGCGGAAGGGAAATTGAGGACATTGACGCCGTTATAGAGATCCTCTCTGGAATTGTCACCGAGAGAAAGGAGAGTGTAGAGGAAGAGCCTAAGGTTGAGAGAAAGTTCGCGCCTCCCAAAAAGAAGGGGGACATACTCGCGTGGCTCGGTGGTGGGGGATGAGGCTCGAGAAGGTAATAATCAAGGACTTCCGCTCTCACCAGCTGACAGCGGTAGACTTCACTCCCGGAATAAACCTCATAATTGGCCAGAACGGCAGCGGGAAGAGCTCCATCCTCGAGGCGATTTTGGTAGGCCTTTACTGGCCATCGCGCCCGAGCGAGCTGAAAAAGGAAGACATCCTGAGAGTAGGGGGCAGAGGAACCGAGATAACGGTGTTCTTCGAGGTCGGGGGTGTGAAATACCAGGTTCACAGGAAAATACACGGTAGCTACGCCCACGTCAAATATCTCGACAACGGCACCTGGAGGACGATTGAGGCCAGCGGACACAATGCCGTGAGGGAGTGGATGAACCGGCTCATATCCTACGACGTCTTCGTGAACGCCGTCTACATAAGGCAGGGGGAGATAGAGGCAATACTAAGGGACGACGTGGAGAGGGAAAAAGTTGTCAGGCAGGTGCTTGGAATAGAGAAGCTGGAGAACGCCTACAGCAACCTGAGGGCTGTTCTGAGAGAGATAAGGCGTAGAATTACGGAAGCTGAAGACTTCCTCAAAAAAACGGAAAAAGTCGAGGAGACTATCGTGGAGAGCGAGAGGAGGCTCATTGAAATCCTCAGCAGGATTAACGAGCTCTCCTCCAAACTCCCAGAGCTCAGGCAGGAGCTCGCGGTGGTTGAGAGGGAGCTTAAGGAGCTCGACGAGAAAGAAAAGAGAAT belongs to Pyrococcus yayanosii CH1 and includes:
- the mre11 gene encoding DNA double-strand break repair protein Mre11; this translates as MKFAHIADVHLGFEQYRLPFRAEEFAESFRMAIEIALRERADFILISGDLFHSSRPSPETIKQAIEILSLPKEKGIPVFAIEGNHDRTQRKVSVYNLLEDLGLLNLVGIRDEKVNGEFLRSERIGGKFLIKGIFNDIEIHGLKYMSPAWHERNRIKGIFKPRGKAILMLHQGIKEIIERMTFVPERQRNYYEIRLGDLPGGYLYYAMGHIHKNFVTSYDIGKVVYPGSLERWDFGDYEVRYAWDGKAFKPIAGTEKGFYIVEDFEPRFIKLDVRPFIDVKIKANEAVLRKELKRLAPRIPREAFVRVDVEWERPFDVAFIYETIRARHVQVRTRFGRRQERGPVKPEEYFTEAEKKIIELLGGREIEDIDAVIEILSGIVTERKESVEEEPKVERKFAPPKKKGDILAWLGGGG